The following coding sequences lie in one Salmo salar chromosome ssa13, Ssal_v3.1, whole genome shotgun sequence genomic window:
- the LOC106567278 gene encoding microphthalmia-associated transcription factor isoform X4, producing MREQLQEQERREQQRCQASSTSQYPQITAAHNHTHGQTPAINVSAPPSLPPASQLPMEVLKVQTHLENPTKYHIQQAQQQQVKRYLGKIGSLPCPNQPADHGGMPPGPGNSAPNSPMALLTLNINCEKEMDDVIDDIISLESSYNDDILGLMDPRLQMANTITVNTNLLELYGNQGMPPPGLAINSCPANLPNIKREYSVSQSPAIMHMDKSESCGKFENYQRPEGYPVEAEVRAMAKERQKKDNHNLIERRRRFNINDRIKELGTMIPKSSDPDMRWNKGTILKASVEYIRKLQREQQGAKELENRQKKLEHINRHLMMRIQELEMQARAHGLTTDSSDLCSAELSARGIKQEPALGDFHQDLYPVDPQHQHHPACTPDQVQSTTLELNDETSPYTEGHGGFSGELRMDDTLSPVGGGDPLLSSVSPGASKDSSCSGSISMEENDHGC from the exons ATGCGAGAGCAGCTCCAGGAGCAGGAGCGGCGGGAGCAGCAGAGATGCCAGGCCTCCTCCACCTCGCAGTACCCCCAGATCACCGCCGCCCACAATCACACGCACGGCCAGACACCGGCCATCAACGTCAGCGCTCCTCCCAGCCTGCCCCCCGCATCCCAGCTGCCCATGGAGGTGCTGAAG gtGCAAACTCACCTGGAGAACCCCACCAAGTACCACATCCAGCAGGCCCAGCAGCAGCAGGTGAAGCGCTACCTGGGCAAGATTGGCTCCCTGCCCTGCCCTAACCAGCCCGCTGACCACGGGGGCATGCCTCCGGGGCCGGGCAACAGTGCCCCCAACAGCCCCATGGCCTTACTCACCCTCAACATCAACTGCGAGAAAGAG ATGGATGATGTCATTGATGACATAATTAGTCTGGAATCTAGTTATAACGATGATATCCTTGGATTAATGGACCCACGGCTTCAGATGGCCAATACG ATCACTGTCAACACTAACCTCTTGGAACTGTATGGTAACCAGGGCATGCCCCCTCCAGGACTGGCCATCAACTCCTGCCCTGCCAACTTGCCCAACATCAAAAGGGAatactcag TTTCCCAATCTCCGGCCATTATGCACATGGACAAGTCAGAATCATGTGGCAAGTTTGAGAACTATCAGAGACCTGAAGGGTATCCTGTAG AAGCAGAGGTCAGGGCAATGGCAAAGGAAAGACAGAAGAAGGATAACCATAATTTGA TTGAGAGAAGACGGAGGTTTAACATCAATGACCGGATCAAAGAATTGGGAACCATGATTCCAAAATCAAGTGATCC GGATATGCGTTGGAACAAAGGCACCATTCTCAAGGCGTCGGTGGAGTACATCAGGAAGCTGCAGCGGGAGCAACAGGGGGCcaaagagctggagaacaggcaGAAGAAGCTGGAGCACATCAATAGACACCTGATGATGCGGATACAG GAGTTGGAGATGCAGGCTCGTGCCCATGGTCTGACCACAGACTCATCTGACCTCTGCTCAGCGGAGCTCTCAGCCCGAGGCATCAAGCAGGAGCCAGCCCTGGGAGATTTCCACCAGGATCTGTACCCTGTCGACCCCCAGCACCAACACCACCCAGCCTGCACTCCAGACCAGGTTCAATCCACCACCTTGGAGCTCAATGATGAAACCTCTCCCTATACCGAGGGCCACGGGGGATTCTCAGGCGAGCTCCGGATGGATGACACCTTGTCCCCGGTGGGAGGGGGAGACCCTCTGCTCTCTTCTGTCTCGCCCGGGGCCTCTAAGGACAGCAGCTGCTCAGGCAGCATAAGCATGGAAGAGAACGACCATGGCTGTTAG
- the LOC106567278 gene encoding microphthalmia-associated transcription factor isoform X2: MQAESGIVPDFEVGEEFQEEPKTYYELKSQPLKKNSNPSDQPCSSSKPPLGSSTTTSRILLRQQLMREQLQEQERREQQRCQASSTSQYPQITAAHNHTHGQTPAINVSAPPSLPPASQLPMEVLKVQTHLENPTKYHIQQAQQQQVKRYLGKIGSLPCPNQPADHGGMPPGPGNSAPNSPMALLTLNINCEKEMDDVIDDIISLESSYNDDILGLMDPRLQMANTITVNTNLLELYGNQGMPPPGLAINSCPANLPNIKREYSVSQSPAIMHMDKSESCGKFENYQRPEGYPVAEVRAMAKERQKKDNHNLIERRRRFNINDRIKELGTMIPKSSDPDMRWNKGTILKASVEYIRKLQREQQGAKELENRQKKLEHINRHLMMRIQELEMQARAHGLTTDSSDLCSAELSARGIKQEPALGDFHQDLYPVDPQHQHHPACTPDQVQSTTLELNDETSPYTEGHGGFSGELRMDDTLSPVGGGDPLLSSVSPGASKDSSCSGSISMEENDHGC, encoded by the exons TAATCCTTCAGACCAGCCATGCTCATCTTCCAAGCCCCCATTGGGCTCCTCTACCACGACATCACGGATCCTGCTGCGGCAGCAGTTGATGCGAGAGCAGCTCCAGGAGCAGGAGCGGCGGGAGCAGCAGAGATGCCAGGCCTCCTCCACCTCGCAGTACCCCCAGATCACCGCCGCCCACAATCACACGCACGGCCAGACACCGGCCATCAACGTCAGCGCTCCTCCCAGCCTGCCCCCCGCATCCCAGCTGCCCATGGAGGTGCTGAAG gtGCAAACTCACCTGGAGAACCCCACCAAGTACCACATCCAGCAGGCCCAGCAGCAGCAGGTGAAGCGCTACCTGGGCAAGATTGGCTCCCTGCCCTGCCCTAACCAGCCCGCTGACCACGGGGGCATGCCTCCGGGGCCGGGCAACAGTGCCCCCAACAGCCCCATGGCCTTACTCACCCTCAACATCAACTGCGAGAAAGAG ATGGATGATGTCATTGATGACATAATTAGTCTGGAATCTAGTTATAACGATGATATCCTTGGATTAATGGACCCACGGCTTCAGATGGCCAATACG ATCACTGTCAACACTAACCTCTTGGAACTGTATGGTAACCAGGGCATGCCCCCTCCAGGACTGGCCATCAACTCCTGCCCTGCCAACTTGCCCAACATCAAAAGGGAatactcag TTTCCCAATCTCCGGCCATTATGCACATGGACAAGTCAGAATCATGTGGCAAGTTTGAGAACTATCAGAGACCTGAAGGGTATCCTGTAG CAGAGGTCAGGGCAATGGCAAAGGAAAGACAGAAGAAGGATAACCATAATTTGA TTGAGAGAAGACGGAGGTTTAACATCAATGACCGGATCAAAGAATTGGGAACCATGATTCCAAAATCAAGTGATCC GGATATGCGTTGGAACAAAGGCACCATTCTCAAGGCGTCGGTGGAGTACATCAGGAAGCTGCAGCGGGAGCAACAGGGGGCcaaagagctggagaacaggcaGAAGAAGCTGGAGCACATCAATAGACACCTGATGATGCGGATACAG GAGTTGGAGATGCAGGCTCGTGCCCATGGTCTGACCACAGACTCATCTGACCTCTGCTCAGCGGAGCTCTCAGCCCGAGGCATCAAGCAGGAGCCAGCCCTGGGAGATTTCCACCAGGATCTGTACCCTGTCGACCCCCAGCACCAACACCACCCAGCCTGCACTCCAGACCAGGTTCAATCCACCACCTTGGAGCTCAATGATGAAACCTCTCCCTATACCGAGGGCCACGGGGGATTCTCAGGCGAGCTCCGGATGGATGACACCTTGTCCCCGGTGGGAGGGGGAGACCCTCTGCTCTCTTCTGTCTCGCCCGGGGCCTCTAAGGACAGCAGCTGCTCAGGCAGCATAAGCATGGAAGAGAACGACCATGGCTGTTAG
- the LOC106567278 gene encoding microphthalmia-associated transcription factor isoform X3 yields MQAESGIVPDFEVGEEFQEEPKTYYELKSQPLKKNSNPSDQPCSSSKPPLGSSTTTSRILLRQQLMREQLQEQERREQQRCQASSTSQYPQITAAHNHTHGQTPAINVSAPPSLPPASQLPMEVLKVQTHLENPTKYHIQQAQQQQVKRYLGKIGSLPCPNQPADHGGMPPGPGNSAPNSPMALLTLNINCEKEMDDVIDDIISLESSYNDDILGLMDPRLQMANTITVNTNLLELYGNQGMPPPGLAINSCPANLPNIKREYSVSQSPAIMHMDKSESCGKFENYQRPEGYPVEVRAMAKERQKKDNHNLIERRRRFNINDRIKELGTMIPKSSDPDMRWNKGTILKASVEYIRKLQREQQGAKELENRQKKLEHINRHLMMRIQELEMQARAHGLTTDSSDLCSAELSARGIKQEPALGDFHQDLYPVDPQHQHHPACTPDQVQSTTLELNDETSPYTEGHGGFSGELRMDDTLSPVGGGDPLLSSVSPGASKDSSCSGSISMEENDHGC; encoded by the exons TAATCCTTCAGACCAGCCATGCTCATCTTCCAAGCCCCCATTGGGCTCCTCTACCACGACATCACGGATCCTGCTGCGGCAGCAGTTGATGCGAGAGCAGCTCCAGGAGCAGGAGCGGCGGGAGCAGCAGAGATGCCAGGCCTCCTCCACCTCGCAGTACCCCCAGATCACCGCCGCCCACAATCACACGCACGGCCAGACACCGGCCATCAACGTCAGCGCTCCTCCCAGCCTGCCCCCCGCATCCCAGCTGCCCATGGAGGTGCTGAAG gtGCAAACTCACCTGGAGAACCCCACCAAGTACCACATCCAGCAGGCCCAGCAGCAGCAGGTGAAGCGCTACCTGGGCAAGATTGGCTCCCTGCCCTGCCCTAACCAGCCCGCTGACCACGGGGGCATGCCTCCGGGGCCGGGCAACAGTGCCCCCAACAGCCCCATGGCCTTACTCACCCTCAACATCAACTGCGAGAAAGAG ATGGATGATGTCATTGATGACATAATTAGTCTGGAATCTAGTTATAACGATGATATCCTTGGATTAATGGACCCACGGCTTCAGATGGCCAATACG ATCACTGTCAACACTAACCTCTTGGAACTGTATGGTAACCAGGGCATGCCCCCTCCAGGACTGGCCATCAACTCCTGCCCTGCCAACTTGCCCAACATCAAAAGGGAatactcag TTTCCCAATCTCCGGCCATTATGCACATGGACAAGTCAGAATCATGTGGCAAGTTTGAGAACTATCAGAGACCTGAAGGGTATCCTGTAG AGGTCAGGGCAATGGCAAAGGAAAGACAGAAGAAGGATAACCATAATTTGA TTGAGAGAAGACGGAGGTTTAACATCAATGACCGGATCAAAGAATTGGGAACCATGATTCCAAAATCAAGTGATCC GGATATGCGTTGGAACAAAGGCACCATTCTCAAGGCGTCGGTGGAGTACATCAGGAAGCTGCAGCGGGAGCAACAGGGGGCcaaagagctggagaacaggcaGAAGAAGCTGGAGCACATCAATAGACACCTGATGATGCGGATACAG GAGTTGGAGATGCAGGCTCGTGCCCATGGTCTGACCACAGACTCATCTGACCTCTGCTCAGCGGAGCTCTCAGCCCGAGGCATCAAGCAGGAGCCAGCCCTGGGAGATTTCCACCAGGATCTGTACCCTGTCGACCCCCAGCACCAACACCACCCAGCCTGCACTCCAGACCAGGTTCAATCCACCACCTTGGAGCTCAATGATGAAACCTCTCCCTATACCGAGGGCCACGGGGGATTCTCAGGCGAGCTCCGGATGGATGACACCTTGTCCCCGGTGGGAGGGGGAGACCCTCTGCTCTCTTCTGTCTCGCCCGGGGCCTCTAAGGACAGCAGCTGCTCAGGCAGCATAAGCATGGAAGAGAACGACCATGGCTGTTAG
- the LOC106567278 gene encoding microphthalmia-associated transcription factor isoform X1: protein MQAESGIVPDFEVGEEFQEEPKTYYELKSQPLKKNSNPSDQPCSSSKPPLGSSTTTSRILLRQQLMREQLQEQERREQQRCQASSTSQYPQITAAHNHTHGQTPAINVSAPPSLPPASQLPMEVLKVQTHLENPTKYHIQQAQQQQVKRYLGKIGSLPCPNQPADHGGMPPGPGNSAPNSPMALLTLNINCEKEMDDVIDDIISLESSYNDDILGLMDPRLQMANTITVNTNLLELYGNQGMPPPGLAINSCPANLPNIKREYSVSQSPAIMHMDKSESCGKFENYQRPEGYPVEAEVRAMAKERQKKDNHNLIERRRRFNINDRIKELGTMIPKSSDPDMRWNKGTILKASVEYIRKLQREQQGAKELENRQKKLEHINRHLMMRIQELEMQARAHGLTTDSSDLCSAELSARGIKQEPALGDFHQDLYPVDPQHQHHPACTPDQVQSTTLELNDETSPYTEGHGGFSGELRMDDTLSPVGGGDPLLSSVSPGASKDSSCSGSISMEENDHGC from the exons TAATCCTTCAGACCAGCCATGCTCATCTTCCAAGCCCCCATTGGGCTCCTCTACCACGACATCACGGATCCTGCTGCGGCAGCAGTTGATGCGAGAGCAGCTCCAGGAGCAGGAGCGGCGGGAGCAGCAGAGATGCCAGGCCTCCTCCACCTCGCAGTACCCCCAGATCACCGCCGCCCACAATCACACGCACGGCCAGACACCGGCCATCAACGTCAGCGCTCCTCCCAGCCTGCCCCCCGCATCCCAGCTGCCCATGGAGGTGCTGAAG gtGCAAACTCACCTGGAGAACCCCACCAAGTACCACATCCAGCAGGCCCAGCAGCAGCAGGTGAAGCGCTACCTGGGCAAGATTGGCTCCCTGCCCTGCCCTAACCAGCCCGCTGACCACGGGGGCATGCCTCCGGGGCCGGGCAACAGTGCCCCCAACAGCCCCATGGCCTTACTCACCCTCAACATCAACTGCGAGAAAGAG ATGGATGATGTCATTGATGACATAATTAGTCTGGAATCTAGTTATAACGATGATATCCTTGGATTAATGGACCCACGGCTTCAGATGGCCAATACG ATCACTGTCAACACTAACCTCTTGGAACTGTATGGTAACCAGGGCATGCCCCCTCCAGGACTGGCCATCAACTCCTGCCCTGCCAACTTGCCCAACATCAAAAGGGAatactcag TTTCCCAATCTCCGGCCATTATGCACATGGACAAGTCAGAATCATGTGGCAAGTTTGAGAACTATCAGAGACCTGAAGGGTATCCTGTAG AAGCAGAGGTCAGGGCAATGGCAAAGGAAAGACAGAAGAAGGATAACCATAATTTGA TTGAGAGAAGACGGAGGTTTAACATCAATGACCGGATCAAAGAATTGGGAACCATGATTCCAAAATCAAGTGATCC GGATATGCGTTGGAACAAAGGCACCATTCTCAAGGCGTCGGTGGAGTACATCAGGAAGCTGCAGCGGGAGCAACAGGGGGCcaaagagctggagaacaggcaGAAGAAGCTGGAGCACATCAATAGACACCTGATGATGCGGATACAG GAGTTGGAGATGCAGGCTCGTGCCCATGGTCTGACCACAGACTCATCTGACCTCTGCTCAGCGGAGCTCTCAGCCCGAGGCATCAAGCAGGAGCCAGCCCTGGGAGATTTCCACCAGGATCTGTACCCTGTCGACCCCCAGCACCAACACCACCCAGCCTGCACTCCAGACCAGGTTCAATCCACCACCTTGGAGCTCAATGATGAAACCTCTCCCTATACCGAGGGCCACGGGGGATTCTCAGGCGAGCTCCGGATGGATGACACCTTGTCCCCGGTGGGAGGGGGAGACCCTCTGCTCTCTTCTGTCTCGCCCGGGGCCTCTAAGGACAGCAGCTGCTCAGGCAGCATAAGCATGGAAGAGAACGACCATGGCTGTTAG